One window from the genome of Xiphophorus hellerii strain 12219 chromosome 16, Xiphophorus_hellerii-4.1, whole genome shotgun sequence encodes:
- the LOC116735862 gene encoding alpha-2,8-sialyltransferase 8F isoform X3, which yields MGGLRRQLLNLMIGLLFLASLLTTFMWYMLDNKNLKIRRHLPKMKIVPRSTDSCKNCGQQLSSRCHGLDKAIISQMNTPLGSKLVYDGEKKRTAQINAELFSTFPKVSPFSNKTMASCAVVGNGGILANSQCGKMIDSAEFVIRCNLPPVSDGYEKHVGSKTNLVTVNPSILLDKYGSLMTRRRPFVEKLHNYGDSMMLLPAFSFGMNTPVSLRAFYTVEDFKSPIRPLFLNPQYLESLDVFWKSQGVKAHRLSSGIMMISLALEICDNVHLYGFWPFSIHPHSFQDLSNHYYDDKQDKKNFHAMPVEFNLLLKLHTQGVLHLHLGDCEPAMGKVTKTSIR from the exons AAATTTGAAAATTCGCAGACACCTGCCCAAGATGAAAATCGTCCCCCGGTCTACTGATTCCTGCAAAAACTGTGG TCAGCAGCTGAGCAGCAGGTGCCATGGGTTAGATAAAGCCATCATTAGCCAAATGAACACTCCACTGGGATCGAAGCTTGTTTATGATGGGGAAAAGAAGAGGACAGCTCAAATAAATGCAGAGCTCTTCAGCACCTTCCCAAAG GTTAGTCCTTTCTCAAACAAAACAATGGCCTCTTGTGCCGTTGTTGGGAACGGCGGCATCCTGGCAAACAGCCAATGTGGAAAAATGATTGATTCAGCGGAGTTTGTCATCAG GTGTAACCTACCTCCTGTTTCAGACGGATATGAGAAACATGTGGGTAGTAAAACAAACCTTGTGACAGTGAACCCGAGCATCCTCTTAGATAA GTATGGGTCTCTAATGACACGCCGGCGTCCTTTTGTGGAGAAGCTGCATAACTATGGTGACTCCATGATGCTTCTTCCTGCCTTTTCCTTTGGCATGAACACTCCTGTGTCTCTACGGGCTTTCTACACCGTTGAGGACTTTAAAAGTCCCATCCGGCCTCTTTTCCTGAACCCACAGTACCTTGAGAGTCTGGACGTCTTCTGGAAATCTCAGGGCGTGAAGGCGCATCGGCTCAGCAGTGGCATTATGATGATCAGCCTGGCGCTGGAAATTTGTGACAATGTGCACCTGTACGGATTCTGGCCCTTCAGTATTCACCCACACAGCTTCCAAGACTTGAGTAACCATTACTATGATGATAAACAAGATAAAAAGAACTTCCATGCCATGCCAGTGGAGTTCAACCTACTGCTGAAACTGCACACACAAGGTGTGTTACATCTACACTTGGGGGACTGTGAACCAG CAATGGGGAAAGTAACCAAAACCAGCATAAGATGA
- the LOC116735862 gene encoding alpha-2,8-sialyltransferase 8F isoform X1: MGGLRRQLLNLMIGLLFLASLLTTFMWYMLDNKNLKIRRHLPKMKIVPRSTDSCKNCGESIKKALDIYYKTWRKQEDSFKNFSQQLSSRCHGLDKAIISQMNTPLGSKLVYDGEKKRTAQINAELFSTFPKVSPFSNKTMASCAVVGNGGILANSQCGKMIDSAEFVIRCNLPPVSDGYEKHVGSKTNLVTVNPSILLDKYGSLMTRRRPFVEKLHNYGDSMMLLPAFSFGMNTPVSLRAFYTVEDFKSPIRPLFLNPQYLESLDVFWKSQGVKAHRLSSGIMMISLALEICDNVHLYGFWPFSIHPHSFQDLSNHYYDDKQDKKNFHAMPVEFNLLLKLHTQGVLHLHLGDCEPAMGKVTKTSIR, encoded by the exons AAATTTGAAAATTCGCAGACACCTGCCCAAGATGAAAATCGTCCCCCGGTCTACTGATTCCTGCAAAAACTGTGG AGAGAGTATAAAGAAAGCATTAGATATTTACTACAAAACTTGGAGAAAGCAGGAGGACAGTTTCAAAAATTTTAG TCAGCAGCTGAGCAGCAGGTGCCATGGGTTAGATAAAGCCATCATTAGCCAAATGAACACTCCACTGGGATCGAAGCTTGTTTATGATGGGGAAAAGAAGAGGACAGCTCAAATAAATGCAGAGCTCTTCAGCACCTTCCCAAAG GTTAGTCCTTTCTCAAACAAAACAATGGCCTCTTGTGCCGTTGTTGGGAACGGCGGCATCCTGGCAAACAGCCAATGTGGAAAAATGATTGATTCAGCGGAGTTTGTCATCAG GTGTAACCTACCTCCTGTTTCAGACGGATATGAGAAACATGTGGGTAGTAAAACAAACCTTGTGACAGTGAACCCGAGCATCCTCTTAGATAA GTATGGGTCTCTAATGACACGCCGGCGTCCTTTTGTGGAGAAGCTGCATAACTATGGTGACTCCATGATGCTTCTTCCTGCCTTTTCCTTTGGCATGAACACTCCTGTGTCTCTACGGGCTTTCTACACCGTTGAGGACTTTAAAAGTCCCATCCGGCCTCTTTTCCTGAACCCACAGTACCTTGAGAGTCTGGACGTCTTCTGGAAATCTCAGGGCGTGAAGGCGCATCGGCTCAGCAGTGGCATTATGATGATCAGCCTGGCGCTGGAAATTTGTGACAATGTGCACCTGTACGGATTCTGGCCCTTCAGTATTCACCCACACAGCTTCCAAGACTTGAGTAACCATTACTATGATGATAAACAAGATAAAAAGAACTTCCATGCCATGCCAGTGGAGTTCAACCTACTGCTGAAACTGCACACACAAGGTGTGTTACATCTACACTTGGGGGACTGTGAACCAG CAATGGGGAAAGTAACCAAAACCAGCATAAGATGA
- the LOC116735862 gene encoding alpha-2,8-sialyltransferase 8E isoform X2, which yields MRGRIFTSIIFIGSLLTLVWYLQDISNGESNQNQHKMRSAPNTIASCKNCGEKIKQALEIYSETWTKQDFNYEKFRLDLRVNVNGFDEAIITQTNTPVGSRLVYDGERKRILNVTQEIYDLFPKGHPFSNKRWDTCAVIGNGGIVANSSCGKMINSADFVIRCNLPPLSDGYEKDVGTKTNLVTANPTILFKKFESLVGRRRPLMEKLSSYGNSMLLLPAFSFGMNTAVCMRTLYTIQDFESAIQPVFINPEYLIKLSKFWHAHGLKEARLSTGVMMTSLALELCDDVHLYGFWPFGIHPFNFKNLTNHYYDDMKPNTNFHSMPVEFSILLQLHRNGVLRLHLGDCQ from the exons ATGAGGGGAAGGATTTTCACTTCAATCATCTTCATTGGGAGTTTGCTGACTCTGGTGTGGTACTTACAGGACATCAG CAATGGGGAAAGTAACCAAAACCAGCATAAGATGAGAAGCGCACCTAACACCATTGCTTCATGTAAAAACTGCGG AGAGAAAATTAAGCAGGCATTAGAGATATACTCTGAAACCTGGACAAAACAAGATTTCAACTATGAAAAATTCAG GTTGGACCTCAGAGTGAACGTCAATGGTTTTGATGAAGCCATCATAACCCAGACGAACACTCCAGTGGGATCCAGGCTTGTTTATGATGGTGAGAGGAAGAGGATTTTGAATGTGACCCAAgagatttatgatttatttccAAAA GGTCATCCTTTCTCAAATAAAAGATGGGACACATGTGCTGTTATCGGGAATGGTGGGATCGTGGCAAACAGCAGCTGTGGAAAAATGATCAATTCAGCTGATTTTGTCATCAg GTGTAACCTGCCTCCTTTGTCAGACGGATATGAGAAAGACGTTGGTACCAAGACAAACCTTGTAACGGCAAACCCAACCATTCTCTTTAAAAA gTTTGAGTCTCTAGTAGGACGTCGACGTCCGCTAATGGAAAAGCTGAGTAGCTACGGCAACTCGATGCTGCTCCTTCCTGCCTTCTCCTTTGGCATGAATACAGCTGTTTGCATGCGAACTCTTTACACCATTCAGGACTTTGAATCTGCCATCCAACCTGTCTTCATCAACCCTGAATACCTCATTAAACTCTCTAAATTCTGGCACGCACACGGGCTGAAAGAAGCACGGCTCAGCACCGGAGTCATGATGACAAGTCTGGCATTGGAGCTTTGTGACGACGTGCATCTTTATGGATTTTGGCCATTTGGTATTCATCCATTCAACTTCAAAAACCTGACTAATCACTATTACGATGACATGAAACCAAACACCAATTTTCACTCCATGCCAGTTGAGTTCAGCATACTCCTCCAATTACACAGAAATGGTGTGCTACGCCTACACCTTGGGGACTGTCAATAA
- the LOC116735964 gene encoding alpha-2,8-sialyltransferase 8F-like has translation MRGQILKPLLSLMITILLLASLLTTFIWYTLENNNVQPKRSLPQKKSAPPTSALCKDCREKINKVLEQYSKAWKKQEEPYQKFRSQLSAKCHGLEKATITQTNTPVGTKLVYDGEKKRTLQVNPEIFSTFFKGHPFPNKTWHTCAVVGNGGILANSSCGKMIDSAEFVIRCNLPPLSNGYEKHVGINTDLVTANPSILMEKFGALMGRRRKFVESLRSYGDSLLLLPAFSFGHNTPVSLRAFYTLEDFESPVRPIFFNPGYLHNLALFWRSQGLRTIRLSTGIIMTSLALELCDNVQLYGFWPFDFHPYSFQTLTNHYYDDRKTKTKFHAMPDEFNHLLRLHSQGVLKLHLGHCKAEPN, from the exons ATGAGGGGACAGATCTTGAAGCCCCTCCTCTCTTTGATGATCACTATCCTCCTGCTGGCGAGCCTGCTGACCACTTTCATCTGGTACACGCTAGAGAACAA taaTGTGCAACCTAAGCGATCACTTCCTCAAAAGAAAAGTGCTCCTCCAACGTCTGCTTTATGCAAAGACTGCAG agaaaaaataaacaaagtctTAGAACAGTATTCAAAAGCGTGGAAGAAACAAGAAGAGCCTTACCAAAAGTTCAG GTCGCAGCTGAGCGCAAAGTGCCATGGTTTAGAGAAGGCTACAATTACCCAGACAAACACTCCAGTGGGAACAAAGCTTGTTTATGatggagagaagaagagaacCCTTCAAGTAAACCCGGAGATTTTCAGCACCTTTTTTAAA GGGCATCCTTTCCCAAATAAAACCTGGCATACATGTGCTGTTGTTGGGAATGGTGGGATTCTGGCAAACAGTAGCTGTGGCAAAATGATTGATTCAGCCGAGTTTGTTATCAG GTGCAATCTGCCTCCTTTGTCAAATGGGTACGAGAAACATGTTGGCATCAATACGGACCTAGTGACAGCAAATCCAAGCATCCTCATGGAAAA GTTTGGGGCTCTAATGGGACGTCGACGTAAATTTGTGGAAAGTCTGCGCAGCTATGGCGACTCCTTGCTGCTTCTTCCCGCCTTCTCGTTTGGCCACAACACTCCTGTGTCTCTCCGAGCTTTTTACACACTTGAGGACTTTGAAAGCCCCGTTCGACCTATCTTCTTCAACCCGGGTTACCTCCATAACCTGGCCCTCTTCTGGCGCTCTCAGGGCCTGAGAACGATACGGCTCAGCACCGGTATCATAATGACAAGCCTAGCTCTGGAGCTCTGTGACAACGTACAGCTGTATGGATTCTGGCCCTTCGATTTTCACCCATACAGCTTTCAAACTCTGACTAACCACTATTATGAtgacagaaaaaccaaaacaaagttcCACGCCATGCCAGATGAGTTTAACCACTTGTTGCGGTTGCACAGTCAGGGTGTTCTCAAATTACACCTTGGACACTGCAAAGCAGAGCCCAACTAG